Within the Marinihelvus fidelis genome, the region ACTGCTGCGATTCCAGGACGTGCTGCGCGCGCGGGTCGGCCGCCTGAACCGCGCCTTCATCGAGGCCATCGAGGAAGCGGGTTACGACAACGTCTACCACACGGTCTACCCGATCAAGGTGAACCAGCTGCACGAGGTGGTCGAGGAAGTGCTCGACGCCGGCAAGCCCTATGGCCTGGGCCTGGAGTGCGGCTCGCGCGCGGAACTGGTGGCCACGCTGGCGCACCTGGAGTCCGACGAGACACTGTTGCTGTGCAACGGCGTCAAGGACCGCTCCATGCTGTCGCTGATCCTGTCCAGCCAGCGGCTGGGCAAGAACGTGATCCCGATCATGGAGAAGTACGCCGAGTTCGAGGAACTGGTGCACCTGGCCGACGAGGCCGACCAGGCCACGCAGTTTGGCGTACGCATCCGCCTGCGAACGTCGGGTTCCGGTAAATGGGCCGACTCCGGCGGTTACCAGTCCAAGTTCGGCATTTCGCTGCCGGAACTGATGCGCGTGGTCGACGTATTGCGCGACAGCGACCAGGGCCACCGGCTGGCGCTGCTGCATTTCCACCTGGGCAGCCAGATCAGCGAGATCCCGCAGCTGCGCCAGGCGGCGCGCGAGCTGGCGCACATCTACGCCGAGCTGATCGGCCTGGGCCTGCCGATCCGCTATATCGATGTCGGCGGCGGCCTGGGTGTGAACTACACCGACGCCTCGGAAGAGGGCGGCATCCGCTACAGCCTGAACGAATACGCCAACGCCGTCGTGTACGCCATCAAGGAGGTCTGCGACGAGCGCGAGGTGCCACACCCGGTGCTGGTCTCGGAAAGCGGCCGCGCGATCACGGCGCATCACTCGGTGCTGGTGATCGAGACCATCGACGCCTACCGCAAGAACAACGCCGACGCCGAGCCCGAGCTGCCCGGGGACGCGCACCGTATCGCGGAGAACCTGGACCGCACCCTGGCCTGGCTGCGCGACACCGAGGCCGGCCAGGCCAGCGTCGCCGAGGTCATCGAGGCCTACCACGACGTGGTCGACAACCAGGAAGAGGCGGCCACGCTGTTCGCCATGGGCTATTTGTCGCTGGAGCAGAACGCCACCATCGAGCGCATGTACTGGAGCAGCTGCACGGCGGTGCTGGAGCACCTGCGCGCGCTCGACCCCGAGTACGCGCCGCCGGAGGTGCAGCAGCTCGAGGAATTGCTGGTGGACCAGTACCTGGTGGATTTCTCCGTGTTCCAGTCCATGCTGGACCACTGGGCGATCGAGCAGCCGTTCCCGGTGGTGCCGCTGGCGCGGCTGGATGAACGCCCGACCCGCCGCGGCATGCTGGTCGACCTGACCTGCGATTCGGACGGCAAGATGACGCAGTACGTCACCGCCGACGAGGACAAGAAATTCGTCCGCCTGCACCCGCTGAACCCGGGCGAGGCCTACCCGCTGGGCATTTTCCTGATGGGTGCCTACCAGGACATCATGGGCGATTCGCACAACCTGTTCGGCCGGGTTTCCGAGGCGCACATTTACGCCGACGCCGAGGAAGACGGCAATTTCTGGATCGAGAAGGTCATCCCCGGCCAGAAGGTCGAGGACATCCTGGCCCAGGTGCAGTACTTCCCCAACGACCTGCACCGGCGCATGCAGCAGCAGGTCAAGCAGAAGATCGACGCGGGCGAGATGCGGCCGAAGCGCGGCATGGAGATTCTCGACCAGTACAAGGCGGCGTTCGCGGAGGAGACCTACCTGGTCAACGCCCGCGTGCCGCGCAAAGCAGAGGAGTAGGACCATGGCAGAACGCCTGTTGAAGGCCGGATTCGTGCAGATGAGCATGGGCGACGACGTCGAGGCCAACACCACGAAGGCGCTGGCGATGACCCGCGAGGCCATCGACCAGGGCGCGAAAGTGGTTTGCCTGCCGGAGCTGTTCCGCTCGCGCTACTTCTGCCAGACCGAGGACGACGCCCATTACGCGCTGGCCGAGGCGATTCCCGGCGCGACCACCGACGCGTTCGCGGCACTCGCCGCCGAGCACGACGTGGCCATCGTCGCCAGCCTGTTCGAGGCGCGCGCACCCGGCCTGTACCACAACACCACCGCGGTGCTGGACGGTGCCAACGGCTACGCCGGCAAGTATCGCAAGATGCATATCCCGGATGACCCGCGCTATTACGAGAAGTACTACTTCACGCCGGGCGACCTGGGCTTCAGGAACTTCTCCACCCGCCACGGCGAGCTGGGCGTACTGATCTGCTGGGACCAGTGGTACCCGGAAGCGGCCCGCGCCACCGCGCTGCTGGGCTCGGAGATCCTGTTCTACCCCACGGCGATTGGCTGGCACCCGGAAGAGAAGGACCAGGTGGGCGCCGCGCAGCACCAGGCCTGGCAGACCATGCAGCGCTCACACGCCATCGCCAACGGCTGCTACGTGATGGCCGTCAATCGCATGGGTTTCGAGCCTGACCCCGCCAGCGACGGCGGCATCGAGTTCTGGGGCCGCAGCTTTATCGCCGCCCCGGATGGCACGGTGGTCATCGAGGCACCGGCCGACGAGGAATGCGTGCTGGTCGCCGAGCTGGACCTGTCCGCGATCGCCCGCCAGCGCCACGGCTGGCCGTTCTTCCGCGACCGTCGCATCGACGCCTACGAGAACATCGGCAAGCGCTTCGCGCGCGACTGACGGGTTGATTCCGAGATAAAAAGCGGCAGCCCGAAGACTGCCGCCAGGAGTGCGGCTGGCGAGTGACCCCGCCAGCCCGTTGGTGCCGTTGAGCCCGACTCAGTCGTCGTCCTCTTCGTTTTCGGAGCAATGTCCGGGGCCGATCTCGCCATTGTTGTAGCGATCCAGCGTGTTGGCCCACTGACGCATCTGCCAGTCGGAGGCCACTGCACAGCTGGCACCCGGGGCGGGTTTTTTACTCTTGCCGCCCTTGCCCTGTGTTGTTTCCTGGCCCCAGGGTTCGCAAGCCTCGAAGACCAGCAAACCGTTGGCCAAGGCATCGTCAACTTCAGGCGTGGAGCTGGCCTCGTTGAGATGGTTCATGTACGCAGCGATCCACTGGTGCGCCAGCTGGATATAGGCGTTGCCACCGCGCGGGGGCGTCCACATGATGTCGTGCCAGCTCAGCCCGCTCAGGAAGAAGGGCGTATCTTCACCGACCAATGCCCAGGTCTCGTCGTACGGCGCCGGGCCGTAGGCGGAGTGGGTCTTCCAGTAGCCCTGGGTCAGGGTGCAACCGAACACGCACTCGCTGTTTTGCACCAGCGTGGAGACGATATCGTAGGCCAGAGGCTCGCCTTCCGGCGCATTGGCCGGCAGGATGACATTCGGTTCCACGAACGGGAACACGAAGGCTTCGTTGTCGACCAGCAGTTCGCATACGGGCTCTTCCAGGTCCTTGGAGCCGACCGGGAACCAGATCGTCTCATAGGTGTAGCCGAACTCTGCCGGGGCATCGTAGTAACACAGCGATGGATCACCGACCAGGGCACCTTCCAGCATCAGCAGCTCATCGTCTTCGAAGACGCCCTCAACACTCAGCACATCCCAAACATCCACGCAGGCATTAACCTTCATCGTGGGGTTAGCCATGTTGAAGTCAGCCGTGCCCTGGTAGTTGGTCGTGCCTGTTGGAGAACCAACACCCGTTGCATCGTAAGCGTAGTTCTGCTGAGTTGCCGTTGCCGTGTTGGTGCCCGGGGTTGAGCCGTTACTGTCGCCTGAGTAGGTGCAGTCCAACGTGCCGCCAGCCGCTATGACCCAAGGCGCATCGGAACCACAATCGACGTCACCCGTTCCGCCTGTAAATACATCCGAAAGGCCGTTGATAGTGGCGGGAATGGTTGCCGGGTTGCTCACGGTAATGTCACCGGAAAGGCTCCAGTCACTGTCGGTGTACGGCGGTTCGTCGAGGTCGACGAAAACGCTGTAATCCAGTTCGTAAGACTGGCCTTCCATGACGCGGATTGGCTCGTCGTCGTTGAGCAGCTTGTCCACGGTCCAGTGATACTCCCGTGTGAATGCCGGGTCTGCCGTCTTGGACACGTCGAGCGCGTAGCAGGTCAGCATCACCGACTCCATTGACGTCTGGCCAGTTTCGACGATGGTAGCGGTGTTGCTCTTGCTGCCACTGTTGCCTGATACCGTGACGCCGATATCGGAGCAGTCCAGGGTGCGCGTGTAACTGCTGCTGCAGCCGTCACCGCTGGAGGTTGCACCGTCGGTGGTCGTGCACGTGCCAAGTGGCTCAACGGCGCCGCCGTCGAACTGGTCCTGCACGCTGACCGTGGTGTCGTACTCGTTAACCGGCGGGCTGCCGAACGTGAAGTCGTTGCCAAACTGTACGCTGCCGGTCTCTCCACCCTCGAACATGTAGTTGATGGTGGCCGTATTGATGCCGGGCGTGCCGTCGCTGTCCGCCGTGTAGGCACAGGCCAGGTCAGCGCCCGGAATGACCACGATGTTCAACGCCACAGGGGAGGGCATGGGCCCGCCGCCGCAGTCAATCATCACGTTTGAGCTGCCCGGGAAGCTGTCGGCCACCTGGGTCACTGTCACATTCACATCACCGGTGTTGGTGCCGACAATCAGGCCGGTCACGGTGTGGTTGATGTCTTCGTAACCGTTCGGCTCGACGTCGACCGTGTAGTCGTAGGCCTGTGAATCGCCGAAGAAGATGCTTGCGGCTGCCGGCGTCACCGACTTTTCGATGGTCCACTTGTACTGGCGATCATAGTTGCCAACAGCAGTCTTACCGGCGCCGAAGCGCGGATCCGGCCGAATGACCGGTGTGCCACAGGTGCCGCCATTGGTGCCTACGCGATCCAGGTACCAGTCAATCACTTCGACCGTCTCACCATCGGTAAAGCCAGCCGGAAGCGCCGTGGTCGGTGAAGTCAGGTCGTAGGATCCGAAATACTCGTCGTACCAGTCCAGGTCAACCCTGGCCGTGTTGTCCGACAGGTCGTCGGAGCAGGACAGGTGCCAAAGGCCGTTTGACGCGTGGCCGTCCAGCGCGTAATAGCCGGGCAGGGCCCGGTTCCACTGAGATCCACCGCCGCCGCCACTGCCCGGAAAGACGATATTGTTGAACGTTTGGGTGTGGATATTGCCGTCGGAGTCCCTGAACTTGATGAAGCCGTTGAATGCCGTTTGTGCCCAGGCGGTTGGGGAAAGCGCCGCCAGGGCCAGAAAGAGTGCTGCCATAAGGCCAGCGGGTTCAATAAGGCGACGCCAGCCATGCCGCCAATCTTTAGCCCCCTGGATATGCTGCTCAGCACGGCAAAGTTTCTTACTCGATTGAATGCTCATCGAAAACTCCCAATGCGTCTGACTGAACCCGTTCCGGGTTCGGTCCGAGACTGTAATCGGGAAGTGAATCGGCACCCTTTGACGGGGCCGTGGTTGCCAGTTGCCAGGCGCTCACGAACGTCCCTGCCGACGGGGGTGGCATGTCAGGACCTGCTCACCTCCCACCTTCCCGGAAGTCATGCACGAGCTAGTCCTTGTGCCCGAATGAATTTCGGACTTTTCCGAGCCGGCTCACTTTCCCAGTGCGCTTTGATATGACTTGGGATGCGTGGCTCGAAGTGAAGTCGTATGTACAGGTATAGGAAACGTTTAGTTACTTTGCAACGTAAATTTATATTCAGTTCATCTTGTTTTCGTTGCCAGGCCTGTCGGTGAAAAACCCTGAAAAGTAAGTCGTCTGCCTGAATTGCGCCTGAATCTCCCGGTACCATGGGCTAATGAGGGTTTGATGGGAGAGCCAAAGTGATGAGCGAAAAGCGGGCCAAAGTGACATTTTCGACGTCGCAAAGCTGGCGTGTCATGGCCTGGAGCATGGTCGGTGTTTTACTGGTGTTGCCGGCCATCGCCATGCGCTTCACCGACGAAGTGAACTGGAGCCTGGGCGACTTCATCTTTGCGGCGGTGCTCCTGATCAGCACGGGCCTGGCCATCGAGGTCGGCCTGCGGCTTTCTCGCACTGGCCTGTACCGATCCGGCGTCACGGTCGCCGCCGTGACGGCCTTGCTCCTGGTCTGGATCAATGGCGCCGTCGGCATCATCGGCAACGAGGACAACCCCGCCAACCTGGCCTACCTGGGCGTGCTGGGTTCTGCCCTGGCCGGCACACTGCTGGCGAAGTTCCAGGCCCGTGGCATGGCGCGGGCGCTGTTCACGACGGCGTGCGCCCATGCGGCAGTCATGATCGCAGCGCCGGTACTCGAATGGGGCCCGCCCGGCGAGCCCGCTATTCGAACCGCGTGTGTCAACGCGGTGTTCGTCATGCTCTGGTGCCTGGCCGCCGGCCTGTTCTGGCGCGCGGACCGCAAGTCGACCGGCGGACTGCCCGGCTCAGAACGTCCAGGCCGCGCCGATTGACAGCAACGACAGGTCGGACAGGCGTGAGCTGTCGATGTCGAAGTATTCGTACTCTGCGCGGACTTCAACGGAGCTGAAGGTCAGGCGCGCGCCGATGCCGTAGGCGGGGTCGGTGCCGTCCTGCCCGCTGCCCGCGTCCCAGTCGGCGATGCCGGCCTTGGCGAAGAAGCCGATAAAGCCAAGGTCGAGGCCGGCCACGCCGAAGCCGGCCAGCGCGCTGGTGTCGTAACTGTAGTGGCGCGTCGAGGTTCCGACGTACGTATCGCTGAAAGTACCGAAATCGATGTATTCGCCTTCGATCGCCAGGTTGATGAAGGTGATATCGAAGTTATAGCCGCCAAAGACCTTCCACGCGGAGTCGTCTTCGCTGCCGCAGCAGTCCATATCCACGTACGACTGGCCGATACTGCCGCCGATGTAGGCGCCGGAATCGGCGGCCACTGAGCCGCTGAAGAGCAGCGCGGCGAACGGTGCCAGTACCGCGGTCGCCTTGGTGATTGATTTCGGGTTGAAAGCCATGGTCGTGCCTCCTTGCAGGGGAATGCGGGTTCGTCCGGCGTAGTGTAGCCGGGCAAGATGAACGTTCTCTGAATTCAGTCGCGGAAGTTCTTGAACTGCAGCGGCAGGCCGTAGTCTTCGGCCTTCAGCGCGGCGATGGCCGTTTGCAGGTCGTCGCGTTTCTTGCCGGTGACGCGCAGCTGGTCGCCCTGGATCTGCGCTTGGACTTTCAGCTTGGCATCTTTCAGGTGCTTGACCATCTTCTTGGCCTCGGCGGTTTCGATGCCCTCGCGCAGGGTGATGCCCTGTTTGGCCGTTTTCAGCTGGATGACCGGTTCGCCGCGTTCCAGGCAGCTGATGTCGATGCCGCGCTTGACCAGCTTGTTGCAGAGGATGTCGTACATCTGGTCGAGCTGGAATTCGGACTCGGTATTCATGCTGACCAGGTTGCCGTCCAGTTCGAAGTTGGAGCCGGTGCCCTTGAAGTCGAAGCGGGTGGTGACTTCGCGATTGGCCTGGTCCACGGCGTTGCTGAGTTCGTGGTGGTCGAGTTCGGAGACGACGTCGAATGAGGGCACGGGCGGGTTCCTGGTGGGTAAACGCATATTTTGCCACCATCGCCGGCCAGCGACCATTCGTTGCGCAGTGGCCGGACAAGGTAGAATGGGGGTTCTTACGTCCGACGCTGGCTTCCTGGCGTCCTGCCCGGGAACCACGATGAGCGAACCGACCCAGCCCGAACTCCGTTTCAGTGACCTTGACCTGCCACCGGCGCTGCTGGCAGCGCTGGATGCCGTGGGCTATGAACAGCCTTCGCCGATCCAGGCACAGGCGATCCCCGTACTGCTGGAAGGCCGTGACCTGCTGGGCCACGCGCCCACCGGCACCGGCAAGACGGCGGCGTTCGCGCTGCCACTGATGTCGCGCATCGACCTGCGCCGCAACGAGGTGCAGGTGCTGGTGCTGGCGCCGACGCGCGAACTGGCCATCCAGGTCTCGGAGGCATTCCAGCGTTATGCCTCGCAGATGCCCGGCTTCCATGTCATGCCCATCTACGGCGGCCAGGACTATGGCGTGCAGATCCGCCAGCTCAAGCGCGGCGTGCATGTCGTGGTGGGCACGCCGGGCCGGGTCATGGACCACATGCGCCGCGGCACGCTCAAGCTGGGCGGCCTGAAGGCACTGGTGCTGGACGAGGCCGACGAGATGCTGCGCATGGGCTTCATCGACGATGTCGAGTGGGTGCTGGAGCAGCTGCCGGAGGAGCGCCAGATTGCGCTGTTCTCGGCCACCATGCCGCGCGAGGTCGAGCGCATTGCGCGCCAGCACCTGCGCGAGCCGCGCGAGATTTCCATCAAGGCGAAGACGGCCACGGCGGAAACCATTCGCCAGCGCTACTGGCTGGTCAGCGGCATGCACAAGCTGGACGCGCTGACACGCATCCTGGAGGCCGAGACCTTCGACGCCATGATCATCTTCGTGCGCACCAAGATCGCCACGACCGAGCTGTCGGAGCGGCTGAAAGCCCGCGGTTATGCCGCCGAGGCCCTGAACGGGGATATGCAGCAGCGCCAGCGCGAAGCGATGATTGCGCGGCTGAAGAAGGGCGACCTGGACATCCTGGTGGCCACCGACGTCGCCGCACGTGGGTTGGACGTTGACCGTATCAGTCACGTCCTCAACTACGACATTCCCAACGATACCGAGGCCTATGTCCATCGTATCGGTCGCACCGGCCGGGCGGGGCGCGAAGGTGATGCCATCCTGTTCGTGGCCCCGCGCGAACGCCGCATGCTGAAAGCGATTGAGCGTGCGACCCGGCAGGATATCGCGTCGCTCGAGCTGCCTACCGCGGACACGATCAACACCATTCGGGTCGAGAGATTCAAACAGTCGATCACCGAGATGATCGACGAAGGTGGCCTGGAGTTCATGCGCAACCTGCTGGGCCAGTACCAGAAAGAACACGAGGTGCCGGCGCTGGAAATCGCCGCGGCGCTGGCCAAGGCGTCACTGGGTGGCCAGGACCTGTTGCTGGCGCCGGACAAACCCCGGCGTGATCAGTTCGATGACAAACGTGCTCCCGGAAAACGTGGCAATGACGCGGAGCGTGGTCCTCGCCGTCAACGCGGCGAACCGGACGAAGGCAGCGAAACCTATCGCATCGAAGTCGGCAAGCGGCACGGCGTCAAACCGGGCAACATTGTCGGCGCCATCGCCAACGTGGCCGGGCTCGACGGGCGCCTGATCGGGCACATCGATATCCAGTACGACCACAGTTATGTCGATATGCCCTCGGGCATGCCGGATGGGATCTACCAGGACCTTCGCAAGCTGAAGATTGCCGGCAAGCGCCTGGACATCACCCGCCAGGGCGAGGCACCCGCGGTCGATAGCCGGCCGGAGAAGCCAGGCCACCGCAAACCGGTAAAGCCCGAACACCACGGCAAGCCCAGGAAAAAGGCCGGTGGCTTTAAAAAGAAAGGCGGCGAGT harbors:
- the speA gene encoding biosynthetic arginine decarboxylase — its product is MNEPWGVEDAADYYRVDAWGDGFFVVNARGHMAVRPHGDDTLQIDIQDILAELRDRGIRFPALLRFQDVLRARVGRLNRAFIEAIEEAGYDNVYHTVYPIKVNQLHEVVEEVLDAGKPYGLGLECGSRAELVATLAHLESDETLLLCNGVKDRSMLSLILSSQRLGKNVIPIMEKYAEFEELVHLADEADQATQFGVRIRLRTSGSGKWADSGGYQSKFGISLPELMRVVDVLRDSDQGHRLALLHFHLGSQISEIPQLRQAARELAHIYAELIGLGLPIRYIDVGGGLGVNYTDASEEGGIRYSLNEYANAVVYAIKEVCDEREVPHPVLVSESGRAITAHHSVLVIETIDAYRKNNADAEPELPGDAHRIAENLDRTLAWLRDTEAGQASVAEVIEAYHDVVDNQEEAATLFAMGYLSLEQNATIERMYWSSCTAVLEHLRALDPEYAPPEVQQLEELLVDQYLVDFSVFQSMLDHWAIEQPFPVVPLARLDERPTRRGMLVDLTCDSDGKMTQYVTADEDKKFVRLHPLNPGEAYPLGIFLMGAYQDIMGDSHNLFGRVSEAHIYADAEEDGNFWIEKVIPGQKVEDILAQVQYFPNDLHRRMQQQVKQKIDAGEMRPKRGMEILDQYKAAFAEETYLVNARVPRKAEE
- a CDS encoding carbon-nitrogen hydrolase, with amino-acid sequence MAERLLKAGFVQMSMGDDVEANTTKALAMTREAIDQGAKVVCLPELFRSRYFCQTEDDAHYALAEAIPGATTDAFAALAAEHDVAIVASLFEARAPGLYHNTTAVLDGANGYAGKYRKMHIPDDPRYYEKYYFTPGDLGFRNFSTRHGELGVLICWDQWYPEAARATALLGSEILFYPTAIGWHPEEKDQVGAAQHQAWQTMQRSHAIANGCYVMAVNRMGFEPDPASDGGIEFWGRSFIAAPDGTVVIEAPADEECVLVAELDLSAIARQRHGWPFFRDRRIDAYENIGKRFARD
- a CDS encoding outer membrane beta-barrel protein translates to MAFNPKSITKATAVLAPFAALLFSGSVAADSGAYIGGSIGQSYVDMDCCGSEDDSAWKVFGGYNFDITFINLAIEGEYIDFGTFSDTYVGTSTRHYSYDTSALAGFGVAGLDLGFIGFFAKAGIADWDAGSGQDGTDPAYGIGARLTFSSVEVRAEYEYFDIDSSRLSDLSLLSIGAAWTF
- a CDS encoding YajQ family cyclic di-GMP-binding protein — its product is MPSFDVVSELDHHELSNAVDQANREVTTRFDFKGTGSNFELDGNLVSMNTESEFQLDQMYDILCNKLVKRGIDISCLERGEPVIQLKTAKQGITLREGIETAEAKKMVKHLKDAKLKVQAQIQGDQLRVTGKKRDDLQTAIAALKAEDYGLPLQFKNFRD
- a CDS encoding DEAD/DEAH box helicase — translated: MSEPTQPELRFSDLDLPPALLAALDAVGYEQPSPIQAQAIPVLLEGRDLLGHAPTGTGKTAAFALPLMSRIDLRRNEVQVLVLAPTRELAIQVSEAFQRYASQMPGFHVMPIYGGQDYGVQIRQLKRGVHVVVGTPGRVMDHMRRGTLKLGGLKALVLDEADEMLRMGFIDDVEWVLEQLPEERQIALFSATMPREVERIARQHLREPREISIKAKTATAETIRQRYWLVSGMHKLDALTRILEAETFDAMIIFVRTKIATTELSERLKARGYAAEALNGDMQQRQREAMIARLKKGDLDILVATDVAARGLDVDRISHVLNYDIPNDTEAYVHRIGRTGRAGREGDAILFVAPRERRMLKAIERATRQDIASLELPTADTINTIRVERFKQSITEMIDEGGLEFMRNLLGQYQKEHEVPALEIAAALAKASLGGQDLLLAPDKPRRDQFDDKRAPGKRGNDAERGPRRQRGEPDEGSETYRIEVGKRHGVKPGNIVGAIANVAGLDGRLIGHIDIQYDHSYVDMPSGMPDGIYQDLRKLKIAGKRLDITRQGEAPAVDSRPEKPGHRKPVKPEHHGKPRKKAGGFKKKGGEFAKKPGKRKPGKKNAGPPGKKPRG